The proteins below come from a single Pseudarthrobacter sp. SSS035 genomic window:
- a CDS encoding multifunctional oxoglutarate decarboxylase/oxoglutarate dehydrogenase thiamine pyrophosphate-binding subunit/dihydrolipoyllysine-residue succinyltransferase subunit, translating to MPEQPSHRLPEEFGGNEWLVDELYEQYQKDKNTVDTKWWPLFESFDSGSGSSSNGSTAVAVAHPATREMPAVPPAPPASATAAPATSPAAQPAAPATAPAAAKKAPATVARDGAKKTEPGTGAQPIPAQLPKNVKAPTAPEEDVVSVLRGPAKAIATNMVTSLEVPTATSVRAIPAKLLIDNRVVINSNLARARGGKVSFTHLIGYAVIRALAQFPSMNVYYDEIDGKPSAIQPAHVNFGIAIDMPKPDGTRLLMVPNIKKAETLNFSEFWHTYEDLIKRARAGKLTADDHSGTTVSLTNPGGIGTVHSVPRLSKGQAAIIGVGALDYPAEFQGASEKIIAQNAISKVLTLTSTYDHRVIQGAGSGEFLKLVHQLLLGAQNFYDEIFESLRIPYEPVRWSPDLQVDPADEINKVARIQQLIHSYRVRGHLMADTDPLEYVQRKHPDLDVLTYGLTLWDLDREWPTGGFGGAPMLKFRDILGVLRDAYCRTTGIEYMHIQEPEERKWFQDQLEHPYSKPSREEQLRIVSRLNAAEAFETFLQTKFVGQKRFSLEGGESLIPLLDAIISDAADDGLDEVAIGMAHRGRLNVLTNIAGKTYAQVFREFEGTQDPRSVQGSGDVKYHLGTEGTFTSENGNETKVYLAANPSHLEAVDSVLEGIVRAKQDRLDQGEAFPVLPLMVHGDAAFAGQGVVAETLNLSQLRGYRTGGTIHVVVNNQVGFTTAPSSSRSSTYSTDVAKMIQAPVFHVNGDDPEAVVRIAQLAYEFRQRFHKDVVIDMVCYRRRGHNEGDDPSMTQPMMYNLIEAKRSVRKLYTEALIGRGDITEEEAEQLLRDYQERLERVFAETHAAQTSPIPIITADSAAVSDIERPIAQQADFGTNAPASTAISPETLAHIGKAHVQIPEGFTVHAKLKQLLEKREQMSREGGIDWGFGEIAAFGSLIMEGVPVRLAGQDSRRGTFVQRHAVFHDRANGGEWLPLGHLSDDQAKLWIYDSLLSEYAAMGFEYGYSVERPDALVLWEAQFGDFVNGAQTIIDEFISSAEQKWGQRSSLVLMLPHGYEGQGPDHSSARIERFMLMCAEENMIVANPTTAASHFHLLRRQAYSRPRKPLIIFTPKQLLRLKAAASSVEDFTTGSFRPVIGDHEQLAADAVERVLLVSGRLYYDLLSTRQKTGDKTTAIVRVEQLYPLPHEEIAAELAKYPNAEVVWAQDEPANQGPWPFMGLNLPEALDRRVRLVSRPASASTAAGSMKRHAAEQDSLLKQAFARK from the coding sequence GTGCCAGAGCAGCCTAGCCACCGTCTACCAGAGGAATTTGGCGGAAATGAGTGGCTCGTTGACGAACTGTACGAGCAGTATCAGAAAGACAAGAACACGGTGGATACCAAATGGTGGCCCCTTTTCGAGTCCTTCGATTCAGGCAGCGGTTCTTCTTCCAACGGAAGCACGGCGGTAGCCGTGGCCCACCCAGCAACCCGCGAAATGCCGGCTGTACCGCCGGCACCTCCGGCTTCTGCAACTGCTGCACCGGCAACGTCGCCGGCCGCACAGCCCGCAGCGCCGGCCACCGCCCCCGCGGCGGCAAAGAAAGCTCCCGCTACGGTCGCCCGCGATGGCGCGAAGAAGACCGAGCCCGGAACCGGCGCCCAGCCGATTCCCGCCCAGCTTCCCAAGAACGTCAAGGCACCCACGGCTCCGGAAGAGGACGTGGTCTCCGTTCTTCGCGGCCCGGCCAAGGCCATCGCCACCAACATGGTCACCAGCCTTGAGGTCCCCACGGCCACCAGCGTCCGGGCCATTCCGGCCAAGCTGCTGATCGATAACCGTGTGGTCATCAACTCCAACCTGGCCCGTGCACGCGGCGGCAAGGTTTCCTTCACGCACCTCATCGGCTACGCCGTGATCCGGGCACTCGCCCAGTTCCCCTCGATGAACGTCTACTACGACGAAATCGACGGCAAGCCCAGCGCTATCCAGCCGGCCCACGTCAACTTCGGCATCGCCATTGACATGCCCAAGCCGGACGGCACCCGCCTGCTTATGGTGCCCAACATCAAGAAGGCGGAGACCCTCAACTTCTCCGAGTTCTGGCACACCTATGAAGACCTGATCAAGCGTGCCCGTGCCGGCAAGCTGACCGCTGATGACCACTCCGGCACCACGGTGTCCCTGACCAACCCAGGCGGCATCGGCACCGTTCACTCCGTGCCGCGTCTGTCCAAGGGACAGGCTGCCATCATCGGAGTCGGCGCGCTGGACTACCCGGCCGAGTTCCAGGGCGCCAGCGAAAAGATCATTGCGCAGAACGCCATCAGCAAAGTCCTCACGCTGACATCCACCTATGACCACCGCGTCATCCAGGGAGCCGGCAGCGGCGAGTTCCTGAAGCTTGTGCACCAGCTGCTGCTCGGTGCCCAGAACTTCTACGACGAAATCTTCGAGTCCCTGCGCATCCCGTACGAGCCCGTGCGCTGGAGCCCGGACCTGCAGGTGGACCCGGCCGACGAGATCAACAAGGTTGCCCGGATCCAGCAGCTGATCCACTCCTACCGTGTGCGCGGCCACCTGATGGCAGACACCGATCCCCTGGAGTACGTCCAGCGCAAGCACCCGGACCTTGACGTCCTCACCTATGGGCTGACCCTGTGGGACCTGGACCGCGAGTGGCCCACCGGCGGTTTCGGCGGCGCGCCCATGCTCAAGTTCCGCGACATCCTCGGTGTCCTCCGTGACGCCTACTGCCGCACCACAGGCATCGAATACATGCACATCCAGGAGCCGGAGGAACGCAAATGGTTCCAGGACCAGCTGGAGCACCCGTACTCGAAGCCGAGCCGCGAAGAGCAGCTGCGCATCGTGTCCCGGCTCAACGCGGCAGAGGCGTTTGAAACCTTCCTGCAGACCAAGTTCGTCGGCCAGAAGCGCTTCTCCCTGGAAGGCGGCGAATCCCTGATTCCGCTGCTCGACGCCATCATTTCCGATGCCGCCGACGACGGACTGGACGAGGTTGCAATCGGCATGGCCCACCGTGGCCGCCTGAACGTCCTCACCAACATCGCCGGCAAGACCTACGCCCAGGTGTTCCGCGAATTCGAAGGCACCCAGGATCCCCGCTCCGTGCAGGGCTCCGGCGACGTGAAGTACCACCTCGGTACCGAAGGCACGTTCACCTCGGAAAACGGCAACGAGACCAAGGTCTACCTCGCCGCCAACCCGTCCCACCTCGAGGCTGTCGACTCGGTGCTGGAAGGCATCGTCCGCGCCAAGCAGGACCGCCTGGACCAGGGCGAGGCCTTCCCGGTCCTGCCCCTGATGGTCCACGGCGACGCTGCGTTTGCGGGCCAGGGCGTGGTTGCCGAGACGCTGAACCTGTCCCAGCTCCGCGGCTACCGGACCGGCGGCACCATCCACGTGGTGGTCAACAACCAGGTGGGCTTCACCACTGCTCCATCGTCGTCGCGTTCATCCACGTACTCCACGGATGTCGCCAAGATGATCCAGGCACCGGTGTTCCACGTGAACGGTGACGATCCCGAGGCAGTGGTGCGCATTGCCCAGCTCGCCTACGAGTTCCGCCAGCGGTTCCACAAGGACGTTGTGATCGACATGGTGTGCTACCGCCGCCGTGGCCACAACGAGGGTGACGACCCCTCGATGACCCAGCCCATGATGTACAACCTGATCGAAGCCAAGCGCTCCGTCCGCAAGCTGTACACCGAGGCACTCATCGGCCGTGGCGACATCACCGAGGAAGAGGCCGAGCAGCTGCTCCGCGACTACCAGGAACGGCTGGAGCGGGTCTTCGCCGAAACGCACGCGGCCCAGACCTCGCCCATCCCGATCATCACCGCGGACTCCGCCGCCGTCTCCGACATTGAGCGTCCCATCGCCCAGCAGGCTGACTTCGGCACCAACGCCCCGGCGTCCACTGCCATTTCTCCGGAGACCCTGGCACACATCGGCAAGGCCCACGTCCAGATCCCCGAGGGCTTCACCGTCCACGCCAAGCTCAAGCAGCTCCTCGAAAAGCGCGAGCAGATGTCCCGCGAAGGCGGCATCGACTGGGGCTTTGGCGAGATCGCGGCCTTCGGTTCGCTGATCATGGAAGGCGTTCCCGTCCGGCTTGCCGGCCAGGATTCGCGCCGCGGCACGTTTGTGCAGCGCCACGCGGTGTTCCACGACCGCGCCAACGGCGGCGAGTGGCTGCCCCTGGGCCACCTCTCGGATGACCAGGCGAAGCTGTGGATCTACGACTCCCTGCTGTCCGAATACGCGGCCATGGGCTTCGAATACGGCTACTCGGTGGAACGCCCGGATGCCCTGGTGCTGTGGGAAGCGCAGTTCGGTGACTTCGTCAATGGTGCGCAGACCATCATCGATGAGTTCATCTCCTCGGCCGAGCAGAAGTGGGGCCAGCGCTCCTCCCTGGTCCTGATGCTGCCGCACGGCTACGAAGGCCAGGGCCCGGACCACTCGTCGGCACGCATCGAACGCTTCATGCTGATGTGCGCCGAAGAGAACATGATCGTCGCCAACCCCACCACGGCGGCATCACACTTCCACCTGCTGCGCCGCCAGGCGTACAGCCGGCCGCGCAAGCCGCTGATCATCTTCACGCCGAAGCAGCTGCTGCGGCTCAAGGCAGCCGCGTCGTCCGTCGAGGACTTCACCACGGGCTCCTTCCGCCCCGTCATAGGTGACCACGAGCAGCTGGCGGCAGACGCCGTCGAACGCGTACTGCTGGTCTCCGGCCGCCTGTACTACGATCTCCTGTCCACCCGGCAGAAGACCGGTGACAAGACCACCGCGATTGTCCGCGTGGAGCAGCTCTACCCGCTGCCGCACGAAGAAATCGCAGCGGAACTGGCCAAGTACCCGAACGCGGAGGTTGTCTGGGCACAGGACGAGCCCGCCAACCAGGGACCGTGGCCGTTTATGGGCCTGAACCTCCCGGAGGCGCTGGACCGGCGCGTCCGCCTGGTGTCGCGTCCCGCATCGGCCTCCACGGCGGCCGGCTCCATGAAGCGACACGCAGCTGAGCAGGATTCACTGCTGAAGCAGGCATTTGCACGGAAGTAG
- a CDS encoding hemolysin family protein produces MEWLLLAAGLLLIAGTGFFVAVEFSLIALDQATVQRAIDNGDTGAVPLLKCLKSLSTQLSSCQLGITLTTLLTGYVMEPSVGRLLEGPLAAVGIPEVAAASVSLVIAMALATLLSMLLGELVPKNMAIALSFQVGKALARPQLVFTAIFKPAIVVLNGFSNKVLNVFGLEAKEEISGARTPAELASLVRRSAAMGTLDAGTANFVARTLNFSARTAADVMTPRIRMETIDADQPVSEILDAARRTGYSRFPVIGESSDDIKGLVHVKKAVAVPWDRRANLEAGAIMTDVLRVPETIHLDALLAELREGNLQLAIVLDEYGGTAGIATLEDLVEEIVGEVSDEHDKVRPGLLQSASGDWYFPGLLRPDELSEQIPGLTVPDEAAYETVGGYVMSELGRIAAVGDTVDVGGGTLSVTRMDGRRIERISFHPAAPAAEPAPEDERER; encoded by the coding sequence ATGGAGTGGTTGCTCCTCGCGGCAGGCCTCCTGCTGATCGCCGGCACCGGCTTTTTCGTCGCCGTCGAATTTTCCCTGATTGCCCTTGACCAGGCCACGGTCCAACGTGCCATCGATAACGGTGACACGGGTGCCGTCCCCCTGCTCAAGTGCCTGAAATCCCTCTCAACCCAGCTTTCCAGCTGTCAGCTCGGCATCACCCTGACCACCCTTCTGACCGGTTACGTGATGGAACCGTCGGTAGGACGCCTCCTCGAGGGCCCGTTGGCCGCCGTCGGAATTCCCGAAGTGGCTGCCGCGTCCGTTTCCCTGGTCATCGCCATGGCGCTGGCCACGCTGTTGTCCATGCTGCTTGGCGAACTGGTGCCCAAGAACATGGCCATTGCGCTGTCCTTCCAAGTGGGCAAGGCGCTGGCGCGGCCGCAGCTGGTGTTTACCGCCATCTTCAAGCCCGCCATCGTGGTGCTCAACGGCTTTTCCAACAAGGTACTGAACGTCTTTGGCCTGGAGGCCAAGGAGGAGATTTCCGGTGCCCGGACGCCGGCCGAGCTCGCCTCCCTGGTGCGGCGCTCCGCCGCCATGGGAACGCTCGACGCAGGGACGGCCAACTTTGTGGCCCGCACCCTGAACTTCTCGGCCCGGACGGCCGCCGACGTTATGACGCCCCGGATCCGGATGGAAACCATCGACGCCGACCAGCCTGTCTCGGAAATCCTGGACGCCGCCCGGCGCACCGGGTACTCCCGCTTCCCCGTCATCGGGGAGTCCTCCGACGACATCAAGGGCCTGGTCCACGTCAAGAAGGCCGTTGCCGTGCCGTGGGACCGGCGGGCCAACCTGGAGGCCGGAGCCATCATGACCGATGTCCTCCGCGTGCCGGAGACCATCCACCTCGATGCCCTCCTGGCCGAGCTGCGCGAGGGAAACCTCCAGCTCGCGATTGTCCTGGATGAATACGGCGGAACCGCAGGCATCGCCACCCTTGAGGACCTGGTGGAGGAAATCGTCGGTGAAGTGTCCGACGAGCACGACAAGGTACGCCCGGGACTGCTCCAGAGCGCCTCCGGGGACTGGTACTTCCCCGGGTTGCTGCGCCCCGACGAGCTTTCCGAACAGATCCCGGGGCTGACTGTTCCGGACGAAGCCGCCTACGAAACCGTGGGCGGGTACGTCATGAGTGAACTGGGCCGGATCGCCGCAGTGGGGGACACCGTCGACGTAGGCGGAGGCACGCTGAGCGTGACCAGGATGGACGGCCGAAGGATCGAGCGGATCTCCTTCCATCCGGCGGCGCCTGCAGCGGAGCCTGCTCCGGAAGACGAGAGGGAACGATGA